DNA sequence from the Novosphingobium sp. KACC 22771 genome:
GATGCCGACCTGCAAGACTGTGAAACAGGGCAAGAGCCAGCGTTCCTATCCCAGCGGCCACGCCGGCGTGGGTTATTCCATGGGCTGGGCACTGGCGCGTCTGGCGCCGCAGCGGGCTGAGGCGGTGCTGGCGCGGGCGGATGATTATGCGATGGGGCGCTGGTTTTGCGGGGTGCATTATCCCAGCGACACGTCAGCCAGCCGGGGCGCGGCAATGGTGGTGGCCGAGCGTTTGTTGGCCGATCCGCGTTTGGCGGTTCAGGTTGCGGCGGCGCGGACGGAGTTGGCGGGGTTGCGTTAGAGGGGTTTGCCTCCGGCGGGCAAAGGGACTTAGTCCCTTTGCAATCCCGATACTGTCTTTGTCGCGCCCTGAGGCATTGTCGCGTGACGTTGATGCGCCGCAGGCTTTATAAACCGCTTCGCGGAATGGCGCTTCCCGGCAAACTTCGCGCCATCCAAAAATGGGATTGCAAAGGGCCCTCGCCCTTTGCCCGCCGGAGGCACACTTTCCCAAACCCCAAAAACAAGAATGCCGGAGACCTCGCGGCCCCCGGCATCCTTGAATTCAGCTGATCCGCGAAACCTTACTTCTGGTTCGCCAACAGCTTCAGACGCAGCGCGTTCAGCTTGATGAAGCCGGCGGCGTCCTTCTGGTCATAGGCGCCCGCGTCATCTTCGAAGGTCACATGGCGTTCGGAATAGAGCGAGTAGGGCGACTTACGGCCCACGACATAGGCGCCGCCCTTATAGAGCTTCAACCGCACCGTGCCCGAGACCTTGGCTTGCGAATGGTCGATGGCGGCCTGCAGCATTTCGCGCTCGGGGCTGAACCAGAAGCCGTTGTAGATCAGTTCGGCATACTTGGGCATGATCTCATCCTTGAGATGAGCCGCGCCGCGATCCAGCGTGATCGATTCGATGCCGCGATGCGCGCGGGCATAGATCTCGCCACCGGGCGTTTCGTACATGCCGCGCGACTTCATGCCGACAAAGCGGTTTTCGACCAGATCGAGACGACCGATGCCATGCTTGCGGCCCAGATCATTGAGAGCGGCCAGCAGCGTCGCGGGGCTCATCGCCTCGCCGTTCAGAGCAACGCCATCGCCCTTTTCGAACTCGATTTCGATATATTCCGGGGCGTCCGGCGCGTCCTCGGGATTAACCGTGCGGCTGTACACATAATCCGGAGTTTCCTGCCAGGGATCTTCCAGAACCTTGCCTTCCGACGAGGTGTGCAGCAGGTTGGCGTCGGTGCTGAACGGGCTTTCGCCGCGCTTGTCCTTGGGGACGGGGATCTGGTGCTCTTCGGCCCACTTGATCAACGCGGTGCGGCTGGTCAGATCCCATTCGCGCCACGGTGCAATGACCTTGATACCGGGTTCGAGAGCATAGGCCGAGAGTTCGAAGCGAACCTGATCGTTGCCCTTGCCGGTGGCGCCATGCGAAACGGCGTCCGCGCCGGTTTCGCGGGCGATTTCAATCAGACGCTTGGAAATCAGCGGGCGCGCGATCGAGGTGCCCAACAGATAGTCGCCTTCATAGCGGGCATTGGCGCGCATCATCGGGAAGACGAAATCGCGCACGAATTCCTCGCGCAGGTCGTCGATATAGATATGCTCGGGCTTCACACCCATCAGCTCGGCCTTGGCGCGGGCCGGGGCCAGTTCTTCGCCCTGACCCAGATCGGCGGTGAAGGTCACCACTTCGCAATTATAGGTGACTTGCAGCCACTTGAGGATGACCGAGGTGTCAAGCCCGCCCGAATAGGCGAGAACGACGCGCTTGATGTCTGACATGGGGCGCTCCGCATGAGTGAGAGGAAATTGCGCCGCGCCTAGCAGGGCATGGGCCGGGGGGCAAGCGTTTGGGCCCCTATCCGCCCCGCGCCAGATAGAGAACATCGCGCGGCTGGGCCAGCAGATGCTGGCCGG
Encoded proteins:
- a CDS encoding argininosuccinate synthase produces the protein MSDIKRVVLAYSGGLDTSVILKWLQVTYNCEVVTFTADLGQGEELAPARAKAELMGVKPEHIYIDDLREEFVRDFVFPMMRANARYEGDYLLGTSIARPLISKRLIEIARETGADAVSHGATGKGNDQVRFELSAYALEPGIKVIAPWREWDLTSRTALIKWAEEHQIPVPKDKRGESPFSTDANLLHTSSEGKVLEDPWQETPDYVYSRTVNPEDAPDAPEYIEIEFEKGDGVALNGEAMSPATLLAALNDLGRKHGIGRLDLVENRFVGMKSRGMYETPGGEIYARAHRGIESITLDRGAAHLKDEIMPKYAELIYNGFWFSPEREMLQAAIDHSQAKVSGTVRLKLYKGGAYVVGRKSPYSLYSERHVTFEDDAGAYDQKDAAGFIKLNALRLKLLANQK